Proteins from a single region of Verrucosispora sp. NA02020:
- a CDS encoding inositol monophosphatase family protein produces MSVGAAPTDLRNLSVRAARAGADAIREVCDRGVRLSLKGGAAQNPVTSADHASERAILGLIARSRPQDAVLAEESGLTTGCSGLRWIVDPLDGTLNFSHGLSRYAVSIAVAADRGDTGGVEGRGTGDGGRVVAATILQPATGACLILGGDEVRDGQDAPVTVDRAAVPGHALVAFAVPNTPGPRRQAYRLLSLVAPRVADLRNSGSTVCDLAAVATGELDAFVSFDPAPWDIAAGTALIEATGGTSRRWHRAGRRVFATGAPAVVAALADWLGPTGDDRADEEEWRDDQQS; encoded by the coding sequence ATGAGCGTCGGGGCGGCTCCTACGGATCTGCGGAATCTCAGCGTCCGTGCGGCGCGGGCGGGTGCGGACGCGATCCGCGAGGTGTGCGACCGGGGGGTGCGGTTGTCCCTCAAGGGCGGCGCGGCCCAGAACCCGGTCACCAGCGCGGACCACGCCAGCGAGCGGGCGATCCTGGGCCTGATCGCCCGGTCCCGGCCCCAGGACGCGGTACTGGCCGAGGAGTCCGGGTTGACCACCGGATGCTCGGGTCTGCGCTGGATCGTCGACCCGCTCGACGGCACGCTGAACTTCAGCCACGGCCTGAGCCGTTACGCGGTGAGCATCGCCGTGGCGGCGGACCGGGGCGACACCGGTGGGGTCGAGGGGCGTGGCACGGGTGACGGGGGTCGGGTGGTGGCCGCGACGATCCTCCAGCCGGCTACCGGCGCCTGCCTGATACTCGGCGGTGACGAGGTGCGTGACGGTCAGGACGCCCCGGTCACGGTGGACCGTGCCGCGGTGCCGGGGCACGCGCTCGTCGCGTTCGCGGTGCCCAACACGCCCGGTCCGCGCCGTCAGGCGTACCGGCTGTTGAGTCTGGTCGCGCCCCGCGTGGCCGATCTGCGCAACTCGGGCTCGACCGTCTGCGACCTGGCCGCCGTGGCGACCGGCGAGTTGGACGCCTTCGTCAGTTTCGACCCTGCGCCGTGGGACATCGCCGCCGGCACCGCCCTGATCGAGGCGACCGGTGGGACGAGCCGGCGCTGGCACCGGGCGGGCCGTCGCGTCTTCGCCACCGGCGCTCCGGCGGTGGTGGCGGCACTGGCGGACTGGCTGGGCCCGACCGGAGACGACCGTGCCGACGAGGAGGAGTGGCGAGATGACCAGCAGTCCTGA
- a CDS encoding Gfo/Idh/MocA family protein: protein MTSSPDFRLALVGAGRMGRHHLRALTGNPTVAVTAVVDPVPAARAVVAGTGLPAYASVEDLLAETTPDGLLVTAPTGRHGALVAAAAKAGLPVLCEKPAGLTADDAREAGRVAASAGVPFQVAYWRRFVPALRELRERIAAGELGEILFVAALQWDGEPPGAAFRTGSGGIFVDMGVHEFDQVQWLTGQRVVRVCGEAAGPVTDPAVRGHDVDSAQALLGLSGGATALVSLGRHHRGGDMASVEVFGTRDHVRLTFLDPADGDATMYAALARQAEDFVDLVRTGRSTGAGTADAAAVLDAAYQASAAVAVRGGAEPDR, encoded by the coding sequence ATGACCAGCAGTCCTGATTTCCGACTCGCGTTGGTGGGGGCCGGCCGGATGGGCCGGCACCATCTGCGCGCGCTCACCGGCAACCCGACGGTGGCGGTCACCGCGGTGGTCGACCCGGTGCCGGCGGCCCGCGCCGTGGTCGCCGGCACCGGTCTGCCGGCGTACGCCTCGGTCGAGGATCTGCTCGCCGAGACGACACCCGACGGCCTGCTGGTGACGGCGCCGACCGGCCGACACGGCGCGCTGGTCGCCGCTGCGGCCAAGGCCGGGCTGCCGGTGCTCTGCGAGAAACCGGCCGGGCTGACCGCCGACGACGCGCGGGAGGCGGGCCGGGTGGCGGCCTCGGCCGGTGTTCCGTTCCAGGTGGCCTACTGGCGCCGTTTCGTGCCCGCGCTGCGCGAGTTGCGGGAGCGGATCGCGGCGGGCGAGCTGGGCGAGATCCTCTTCGTGGCGGCGTTGCAGTGGGACGGTGAACCGCCGGGGGCGGCCTTCCGCACCGGCAGCGGCGGAATCTTCGTCGACATGGGGGTGCACGAGTTCGACCAGGTCCAGTGGTTGACCGGGCAGCGGGTGGTCCGGGTCTGCGGGGAGGCCGCCGGGCCGGTGACCGACCCGGCGGTACGCGGGCACGACGTGGACAGCGCCCAGGCGTTGCTGGGCCTCTCCGGCGGTGCCACCGCGCTCGTCTCGTTGGGACGGCATCACCGGGGCGGCGACATGGCGAGTGTGGAGGTCTTCGGCACCCGTGACCACGTACGCCTGACCTTCCTCGACCCGGCCGACGGTGACGCCACGATGTACGCCGCCCTGGCTCGCCAGGCCGAGGACTTCGTGGACCTGGTACGCACCGGACGCTCCACCGGGGCGGGGACGGCGGATGCGGCGGCGGTGCTCGACGCTGCGTACCAGGCCAGCGCGGCGGTGGCCGTTCGCGGTGGGGCAGAGCCCGATCGGTGA
- a CDS encoding BTAD domain-containing putative transcriptional regulator: protein MNPGRTVATGRLIDGIWPTSPPASALHNVRTYVHRLRQLLQQVGDSADRLVRDGTGYRLRVEEDELDLLRFQRFVGQGHRAAREERLDIAVDLLGKALDQWHGHPLEDLPDLGTDVAACTVALQEQRRAAVTELIDVRLRLGQPAAVIPQLRRMVAEEPFDEPRQAQLVVALTLEGRVAEALAAYQEARRVIVDELGVDPGPTLQGALQVALDADSAEARPPGGWSAVIAGGPPPVAVDPPAGRRALPMKPPRLVGRVAAAHQLRAIADTLGADEHAAVVLVTGAPGVGKSSFAVANGYDLADLFPDGQLFVSFDHAAGTPRSTADLMRELLVELGVALTDVPEDVRERAAVLRCTLADRRLLLIIDDVDCAQQVRPLLPGAGRSLVLITSRQRLLDLDVGWRLSLGPLSRVDAVQLLATIAGEHRVREQPEVFGRIAAACDQLPLALRIVGSRIADQPGIALPSFTEQLEREENRLEELAVGDISVRHSLSGSYQSLTPQARAALNALASSDLLITQSSAGDILHLPRPQANRVVEDLVAHNLLVPVDSDGTGQRFHLPNLLRIFARECAAPPTQFSPAA, encoded by the coding sequence ATGAATCCCGGTCGGACGGTCGCCACCGGTCGCCTCATCGACGGTATCTGGCCGACGTCACCGCCCGCCTCGGCGCTGCACAACGTCCGGACCTACGTCCACCGGCTACGGCAGCTCCTCCAGCAGGTCGGGGACTCGGCCGACCGGCTGGTCCGCGACGGCACCGGCTACCGGTTGCGGGTCGAGGAGGACGAACTCGACCTGCTGCGGTTTCAGCGGTTCGTCGGTCAGGGACACCGGGCGGCCCGGGAGGAGCGCCTGGACATCGCCGTCGACCTGCTCGGCAAGGCCCTCGACCAGTGGCACGGACATCCGTTGGAGGATCTGCCGGATCTCGGCACCGACGTCGCCGCGTGCACCGTGGCACTACAGGAACAACGGCGGGCGGCGGTGACCGAGCTCATCGACGTACGGCTCCGACTGGGACAGCCCGCAGCGGTCATCCCGCAGTTGCGGCGGATGGTGGCCGAGGAGCCGTTCGACGAGCCCCGGCAGGCCCAACTCGTCGTCGCGCTCACGCTCGAAGGCCGGGTCGCGGAGGCGCTCGCCGCCTATCAGGAGGCACGACGGGTGATCGTCGACGAGTTGGGCGTCGATCCGGGTCCCACCCTCCAGGGTGCCCTACAGGTCGCGCTCGACGCGGACTCGGCCGAGGCCCGGCCGCCCGGCGGTTGGTCGGCGGTGATCGCGGGCGGACCGCCCCCGGTCGCTGTCGATCCACCGGCCGGTCGCCGGGCCCTGCCGATGAAGCCGCCCCGGCTGGTCGGACGGGTCGCCGCCGCCCACCAGTTGCGCGCCATCGCGGACACCCTCGGCGCCGACGAGCACGCGGCCGTCGTGCTCGTCACCGGCGCGCCGGGCGTCGGCAAGTCCAGCTTCGCCGTGGCCAACGGCTACGACCTGGCTGACCTCTTTCCCGACGGGCAACTCTTCGTCAGCTTCGACCACGCCGCCGGTACGCCCCGGAGCACCGCCGACCTGATGCGGGAACTGCTCGTCGAACTCGGCGTCGCCCTGACCGACGTGCCCGAGGACGTCCGGGAGCGGGCTGCGGTGCTGCGGTGCACGCTCGCCGATCGGCGACTGCTCCTGATCATCGACGACGTCGACTGCGCCCAGCAGGTACGGCCCCTGCTCCCGGGCGCCGGCCGGAGCCTGGTGCTGATCACCAGTCGACAGCGCCTGCTCGACCTCGACGTGGGGTGGCGGCTGAGTCTCGGGCCCCTGAGCCGGGTCGACGCGGTGCAACTGCTGGCGACCATCGCCGGTGAGCACCGGGTACGCGAACAGCCGGAGGTGTTCGGTCGGATCGCGGCGGCCTGCGACCAGTTGCCGTTGGCGCTGCGGATCGTGGGCAGCCGCATCGCCGACCAGCCCGGCATCGCCCTGCCCAGCTTCACCGAGCAGTTGGAACGGGAGGAGAACCGCCTGGAAGAACTCGCCGTCGGTGACATCTCGGTCCGCCACAGCCTCTCCGGCAGCTACCAGTCACTGACGCCCCAGGCGCGGGCCGCGCTCAACGCGCTGGCCAGCAGCGACCTGTTGATCACGCAGTCCAGCGCCGGGGACATCCTGCACCTGCCCCGACCGCAGGCCAACCGGGTGGTCGAGGACCTCGTGGCGCACAACCTGCTGGTGCCGGTCGACTCGGACGGCACCGGGCAGCGCTTCCACCTGCCCAACCTGCTGCGCATCTTCGCCCGGGAGTGCGCCGCCCCGCCCACTCAGTTCTCCCCGGCCGCCTGA
- a CDS encoding arginase family protein: MTTAWDVIGAPSSAGAHTPGVEQAPAALREAGLVRLLRRTCEVDDLGDVPSSRWRPDPARRTGQNAAEVARVATGVAQQVEAAVRRSRLPLVLGGDCTVSLGLVAGHVRAGAPAALVYVDGGPDLYTPLTRANGNMDAMGLAHMLGLPGTRPEVAAVGGAVPLLTPDRVVVYGDSLPPGDHEYDLVAELGITYVPADEVHADPLAAGRRACAAAEAAAESFVVHFDVDVLDFVETPLADVPEPTGLTLAEASTTLATLVRSPRFAGLAVTEINPDHLPDGAVLTRFVEVLADALGTGRVGSGQAAGEN, from the coding sequence ATGACCACCGCATGGGACGTCATCGGTGCACCGTCGAGCGCGGGCGCGCACACCCCCGGAGTGGAGCAGGCGCCGGCCGCGCTGCGCGAGGCGGGTCTGGTCCGGCTGCTGCGGCGCACCTGCGAGGTCGACGACCTCGGTGACGTGCCGTCGTCCCGCTGGCGTCCCGACCCCGCACGTCGTACCGGCCAGAACGCGGCCGAGGTGGCACGGGTCGCGACGGGCGTCGCGCAGCAGGTCGAGGCGGCGGTACGCCGGTCCCGACTGCCGCTCGTCCTCGGTGGTGACTGCACGGTGAGCCTGGGGCTGGTGGCCGGGCACGTCCGGGCCGGCGCACCGGCGGCGCTGGTCTACGTGGACGGTGGACCGGACCTGTACACACCGTTGACCAGGGCGAACGGGAACATGGACGCGATGGGTCTGGCACACATGCTGGGGTTGCCCGGCACCCGGCCCGAGGTCGCCGCCGTCGGTGGTGCCGTGCCGCTGCTGACTCCCGACCGGGTGGTCGTGTACGGAGACTCGCTGCCCCCGGGGGACCACGAGTACGACCTGGTGGCCGAGCTGGGCATCACGTACGTGCCGGCGGACGAGGTGCACGCCGATCCGCTCGCGGCGGGACGACGGGCGTGCGCTGCCGCCGAGGCCGCCGCCGAGTCGTTCGTGGTGCACTTCGACGTCGACGTGCTCGACTTCGTCGAGACTCCGCTGGCCGACGTGCCGGAACCGACCGGACTCACGCTGGCCGAGGCGTCGACCACCCTCGCCACGCTGGTGCGCAGCCCGCGCTTCGCCGGACTGGCGGTCACCGAGATCAACCCGGACCACCTGCCGGACGGCGCGGTGCTGACCCGGTTCGTCGAGGTGCTGGCCGATGCGCTCGGCACCGGCCGGGTGGGTTCCGGTCAGGCGGCCGGGGAGAACTGA
- a CDS encoding ExeM/NucH family extracellular endonuclease — MQRSRSTRLLTIPGVLVTAAALTLSSGTAAFADPVPTTPFISEIHYDNVGADVGEAIEIEAPVGYDLSGWQIVLYNGANGAPYNTRTLSGAVPTAGVVVASYPVDGIQNGAPDGVALVKPDGGVAEFLTYEGTFTAVGGPANGRTGVDIGVEETGSTPVGHSLQKIDGTWRPPAPHSFGVRNGESGPGPDPDPDPPLGCTVTVDRTIAEVQGTGDATPLAGTRVTVEGIVTADHRTGGYNGVYVQTAGSGGERTVAAGTASDAVFVYLTTNTANHPSVAIGDRVRVSGTPSEFNGLTQLTIAAKSDVQVCEQGAPLPTPVPVELPLSDDARESVESMLVAPVGAYAVSEVYNTNRFGEVVLTAGDKPAATPTDKARPGSETARQISADNKARRLLVDDGKTTNLANAGLLPPYVSPAAPLRVGDSVEAFGPSVLSYAFNEWRLQPTRPVDADTPPADRTTFKSTNPRTAAPVNVGGDLRVASFNVLNYFVHFGGDARGAANEAALVKQEAKIVSAISALGADVVALQEIENSVRFNTSDPQQALKRLVAALNTEDGAGTWDYVRTPTELPGAAQQDVITTAIIFKPAKAQPKGPSRSVNDESVWFNAREPLAQTFTGGPLDFTVVVNHFKSKSGAGSGDNADAGDGQGGWNGDRIRQATALATFVDQVKADSGTDNVLLLGDFNSYTHEDPMQVLYAKQYGNLNDTGKTSYVFGGESGSLDHALASPSLADRVTGVDVWQTNAVESYAFQYDGLASFFAPDPYRASDHNPLIVGLNSGAAPVDLQLLTINDFHGRLESPATVNGQPVGGAAQLAGLVNQLRAQNPNTAFVSAGDNIGASTFISAIDDDNPTIDFLNQAGLTASAVGNHEFDQGMTDLTDRVMERADFPILGANVYRGDTRALPAYSVSSIGGIKVGFIGVVTEQTASLVSPDGIAGLTFRDPAAEANLVAAQLKDGNPDNGEADVVVLLTHEGAATENIDSPEALANDPVFGKFTRVDATIDAIFSGHTHQPYAFEVPVPGTDKLRPVVQAEDYGKRLGKVTLTFDPQSGSVTAADASLVDVVGAPQDPAVAEIVAAAKVKAQELGQRKLGEITADIRRAYTDGNEDRGKESALGNFIADVQLAGTADAGRGGAQIAFMNPGGLRADLLYRTDGTVSYSDAFSVQPFSNDVVTKSYTGAEIKQVLEQQWQPAGASRPVLWLGVSKGFSYTYDPAAAQGSRITSMQLDGAPIDPTGTYRVTVNSFLASGGDNFTTLGGGTDRATTGDNDLTMLVNYLAANSPVTADTTPRSTVGQGDPDWDVTVQARSQCVGTNAYVSVSAQNADDVALTIELVTPYGSRTVTDVAPGKTAYQAFNTRAKTVAAGTSTVKVTGTVNGQPVTTRVEAPFPALTCG, encoded by the coding sequence ATGCAGCGAAGTAGAAGTACACGACTACTCACAATCCCGGGCGTACTGGTCACCGCCGCCGCGCTCACCCTCTCCAGTGGCACCGCCGCGTTCGCCGACCCGGTGCCCACGACGCCGTTCATCAGTGAGATCCACTACGACAACGTCGGCGCGGACGTCGGCGAGGCGATCGAGATCGAGGCGCCGGTCGGCTACGACCTGAGCGGCTGGCAGATCGTCCTCTACAACGGCGCGAACGGTGCGCCGTACAACACCAGGACGCTCAGCGGTGCCGTTCCGACGGCGGGCGTCGTCGTCGCGTCGTACCCGGTCGACGGCATCCAGAACGGTGCGCCCGACGGCGTCGCCCTGGTCAAGCCCGACGGCGGGGTCGCCGAGTTCCTCACCTACGAGGGCACCTTCACCGCGGTCGGCGGGCCGGCGAACGGCCGGACCGGTGTCGACATCGGCGTGGAGGAGACCGGGTCCACCCCGGTCGGCCACTCCCTCCAGAAGATCGACGGCACCTGGCGGCCCCCGGCGCCGCACAGCTTCGGGGTGCGCAACGGCGAATCCGGCCCCGGTCCGGACCCGGACCCGGACCCGCCGCTGGGCTGCACCGTCACGGTCGACCGCACCATCGCCGAGGTCCAGGGCACGGGCGACGCCACGCCGCTGGCCGGCACCCGGGTCACCGTCGAGGGCATCGTCACCGCCGACCACCGCACCGGTGGCTACAACGGCGTGTACGTGCAGACGGCGGGCAGCGGCGGGGAACGCACCGTCGCCGCCGGGACCGCCTCGGACGCGGTCTTCGTCTATCTGACCACGAACACCGCCAACCACCCGTCGGTCGCGATCGGCGACCGGGTCCGGGTCAGCGGCACGCCGAGCGAGTTCAACGGCCTCACCCAGCTCACCATCGCCGCCAAGAGCGACGTCCAGGTCTGTGAGCAGGGCGCACCGCTGCCCACTCCGGTCCCGGTGGAGCTGCCGCTGAGCGACGACGCCCGCGAGTCGGTCGAGTCGATGCTGGTCGCCCCGGTCGGCGCGTACGCCGTCTCCGAGGTCTACAACACCAACCGGTTCGGCGAGGTCGTCCTCACCGCCGGTGACAAGCCCGCCGCCACCCCCACCGACAAGGCCCGGCCCGGCTCGGAGACCGCCCGCCAGATCTCCGCCGACAACAAGGCGCGCCGGCTCCTGGTGGACGACGGCAAGACCACCAACCTGGCCAACGCCGGACTGCTCCCGCCGTACGTCTCCCCGGCCGCCCCGCTGCGGGTCGGCGACTCGGTCGAGGCGTTCGGTCCGTCGGTGCTGTCGTACGCCTTCAACGAGTGGCGTCTGCAGCCGACCCGTCCGGTCGACGCCGACACCCCGCCGGCCGACCGGACCACCTTCAAGTCCACCAACCCGCGTACCGCCGCTCCGGTCAACGTCGGTGGCGACCTGCGGGTGGCCAGCTTCAACGTGCTGAACTACTTCGTCCACTTCGGCGGTGACGCACGCGGTGCCGCGAACGAGGCGGCACTGGTCAAGCAGGAGGCGAAGATCGTCTCGGCGATCAGCGCACTCGGCGCCGACGTGGTCGCACTTCAGGAGATCGAGAACTCGGTCCGCTTCAACACCTCCGACCCGCAGCAGGCGCTCAAGCGGCTGGTCGCCGCTCTGAACACCGAGGACGGCGCGGGCACCTGGGACTACGTCCGCACCCCGACCGAGCTGCCGGGTGCCGCACAGCAGGACGTCATCACCACCGCGATCATCTTCAAGCCGGCCAAGGCCCAGCCGAAGGGTCCGTCGCGTTCGGTGAACGACGAGTCGGTCTGGTTCAACGCCCGCGAGCCGCTGGCGCAGACCTTCACCGGCGGTCCGCTCGACTTCACCGTGGTCGTCAACCACTTCAAGTCCAAGAGTGGCGCCGGCAGCGGTGACAACGCCGACGCCGGGGACGGTCAGGGTGGCTGGAACGGCGACCGGATCCGCCAGGCCACGGCGCTGGCCACCTTCGTCGACCAGGTGAAGGCCGACAGCGGCACCGACAACGTGCTGCTGCTGGGTGACTTCAACTCGTACACGCACGAGGACCCGATGCAGGTCCTCTACGCCAAGCAGTACGGCAACCTCAACGACACCGGTAAGACGAGCTACGTCTTCGGTGGCGAGTCCGGTTCGCTGGACCACGCCCTGGCCTCGCCGTCGCTTGCGGACCGGGTGACCGGCGTGGACGTCTGGCAGACCAACGCGGTCGAGTCGTACGCCTTCCAGTACGACGGTCTGGCCTCGTTCTTCGCGCCGGACCCGTACCGCGCCAGCGACCACAACCCGCTGATCGTCGGGCTCAACTCCGGGGCCGCCCCGGTGGACCTGCAACTGCTGACGATCAACGACTTCCACGGTCGGCTGGAGTCACCGGCCACCGTGAACGGTCAGCCGGTCGGCGGTGCCGCCCAGCTCGCCGGTCTGGTCAACCAGTTGCGGGCGCAGAACCCGAACACGGCGTTCGTCTCCGCCGGTGACAACATCGGCGCGTCCACCTTCATCTCGGCGATCGACGACGACAACCCGACGATCGACTTCCTCAACCAGGCCGGGCTGACCGCTTCGGCGGTGGGCAACCACGAGTTCGACCAGGGCATGACCGACCTGACCGACCGGGTGATGGAGCGGGCCGACTTCCCGATCCTGGGCGCCAACGTGTACCGGGGCGACACCCGGGCGCTGCCGGCGTACTCGGTCAGCAGCATCGGTGGGATCAAGGTCGGCTTCATCGGCGTGGTCACCGAGCAGACCGCGTCGCTGGTCAGCCCGGACGGCATCGCCGGCCTGACCTTCCGCGACCCGGCTGCCGAGGCGAACCTGGTCGCCGCCCAGCTCAAGGACGGCAACCCGGACAACGGCGAGGCGGACGTGGTGGTGCTGCTCACGCACGAGGGCGCCGCCACGGAGAACATCGACTCCCCCGAGGCCCTGGCGAACGACCCGGTCTTCGGCAAGTTCACCCGGGTCGACGCCACCATCGACGCCATCTTCAGCGGTCACACCCACCAGCCGTACGCCTTCGAGGTCCCGGTCCCGGGCACCGACAAGCTGCGTCCGGTGGTCCAGGCCGAGGACTACGGCAAGCGACTGGGCAAGGTCACGCTGACCTTCGACCCGCAGTCGGGTTCGGTCACCGCCGCCGACGCGTCGCTCGTCGACGTGGTCGGTGCGCCGCAGGACCCGGCGGTGGCCGAGATCGTCGCCGCCGCCAAGGTCAAGGCCCAGGAGCTGGGTCAGCGCAAGCTCGGTGAGATCACCGCCGACATCCGGCGGGCCTACACCGACGGCAACGAGGACCGGGGCAAGGAGTCGGCGCTGGGCAACTTCATCGCCGACGTGCAGCTCGCCGGCACCGCCGACGCCGGCCGGGGCGGGGCGCAGATCGCGTTCATGAACCCGGGCGGTCTGCGGGCCGACCTGCTGTACCGGACCGACGGCACGGTGAGCTACTCCGACGCCTTCTCGGTCCAACCGTTCTCCAACGACGTGGTCACCAAGTCCTACACCGGTGCCGAGATCAAGCAGGTGCTGGAGCAGCAGTGGCAGCCGGCGGGCGCGTCCCGTCCGGTGCTGTGGCTGGGTGTGTCGAAGGGCTTCAGCTACACCTACGACCCGGCCGCCGCGCAGGGCTCACGGATCACCTCGATGCAGCTCGACGGCGCGCCGATCGACCCGACCGGCACCTACCGGGTGACGGTGAACTCGTTCCTCGCCTCCGGCGGGGACAACTTCACCACCCTCGGTGGCGGCACCGACCGGGCCACCACCGGCGACAACGACCTCACCATGCTGGTGAACTACCTCGCCGCCAACTCGCCGGTCACCGCGGACACCACGCCGCGCTCGACCGTCGGGCAGGGCGACCCGGACTGGGACGTCACGGTGCAGGCCCGCAGCCAGTGCGTCGGCACCAACGCGTACGTCTCGGTCAGCGCCCAGAACGCCGACGACGTGGCACTGACCATCGAACTGGTCACCCCGTACGGCTCGCGCACGGTCACCGATGTGGCTCCGGGCAAGACCGCCTACCAGGCGTTCAACACCCGGGCCAAGACGGTGGCGGCCGGCACCTCGACGGTCAAGGTCACCGGTACCGTCAACGGCCAGCCCGTCACCACCCGGGTAGAGGCGCCGTTCCCCGCGCTCACCTGCGGTTAG
- a CDS encoding DUF916 domain-containing protein — translation MFRTSPPRALSRLLAVLAVVLVATPIAPAGAMAEPTTPTVTWAVQPADRSGPDGRRWIEHTLDPGQVMTEHLAVRNFSDSSVVFSLKAADGYLTDKGRFNMLPSNETSVDGGTWIDVQEQVTVGAKQTKVVPFTITVPENATPGDHPAGIAATVTSTGGTVAVESRVGFRVMMRASGTITASLAVDGLSATYTPSWNPFSGGTVEVSYTATNNGNVTVTGGGDVAVRELFGLTGRETPTEVDEILPGGQKTFGARVDGVWGLGRMRTTVDLTPAVQGGDATGAVIRPASATVTTWSVPWAQLVLLLVVGVLVVAVRTVLRRRRQRLANLLATAREEGRAEGRKATVG, via the coding sequence ATGTTCCGAACCTCGCCACCGCGAGCGCTGTCGCGGCTGCTCGCCGTGCTGGCCGTGGTGCTCGTCGCCACGCCGATCGCGCCGGCCGGTGCGATGGCGGAGCCGACCACCCCGACCGTCACCTGGGCGGTCCAGCCGGCCGACCGCAGCGGTCCGGACGGGCGGCGGTGGATCGAGCACACCCTCGACCCCGGTCAGGTCATGACCGAACACCTGGCGGTCCGCAACTTCAGCGACTCCTCGGTGGTCTTCTCCCTCAAGGCGGCCGACGGCTACCTCACCGACAAGGGCCGCTTCAACATGCTGCCCTCGAACGAGACCTCGGTGGACGGCGGCACCTGGATCGACGTGCAGGAGCAGGTCACCGTCGGCGCCAAGCAGACCAAGGTGGTCCCCTTCACCATCACCGTGCCGGAGAACGCCACCCCGGGCGACCACCCGGCGGGTATCGCGGCGACCGTCACCAGCACCGGCGGCACGGTCGCCGTGGAGAGCCGGGTCGGCTTCCGGGTGATGATGCGCGCCAGCGGCACGATCACCGCCAGCCTGGCCGTCGACGGGCTCAGCGCCACCTACACGCCCTCGTGGAACCCGTTCTCCGGCGGCACGGTCGAGGTCAGCTACACCGCCACCAACAACGGCAACGTCACGGTGACCGGCGGTGGCGACGTGGCCGTCCGCGAACTGTTCGGCCTGACCGGCCGGGAGACCCCGACCGAGGTCGACGAGATCCTGCCGGGCGGCCAGAAGACGTTCGGCGCCCGCGTCGACGGCGTGTGGGGGCTGGGCCGGATGCGGACCACCGTCGACCTCACCCCCGCCGTGCAGGGCGGCGACGCCACCGGCGCCGTGATCCGCCCCGCCTCGGCCACCGTCACCACGTGGAGCGTCCCGTGGGCGCAGCTCGTGCTCCTGCTGGTCGTCGGCGTACTCGTCGTCGCCGTTCGGACCGTGCTCCGGCGCCGTCGGCAGCGACTCGCGAACCTGCTCGCCACCGCCCGGGAAGAGGGCCGGGCCGAGGGCCGCAAGGCCACCGTCGGTTGA